From Lucilia cuprina isolate Lc7/37 chromosome 4, ASM2204524v1, whole genome shotgun sequence:
CTGTCGTTAAGTAGATTTGAAAGCTTTCCTATAATTTATAACAGTTCCTCAAAGTTAACGCTgtttattttcgattttattataattttacacatttttaaaatatgtacttaaaatttatataacttGTTTTTACTTCCCCTAGATTGGGCAGTGTACGACCACCAAAACGTTGTCGTAGCGAAATGGATACAACATCAGCATCTGATATTGTTATAATACATGGCAATTCGCATCCCGATTTAGCCAATTTGGTAGCCGAACGTATGGGCATCAAAAGTGGTGGCTGTTCGgtatttcataaaacaaatcgTGAGACAATGGTGGAAATTGGTGATTCAGTAAGAGGCaaagatatttatattatacaaaCTGGCACCAAGTAAGTGTAAAATGTTAGTTTtgtaagattttgtttaaaatttgtttttgtttttttgttaaagagatgctaataacaatattatggaATTGTTAATTATGGCTTATGCCTGCAAAACCTCTTCAGCTCGCTCGATTGTGGGTGTTATCCCCTATTTGCCTTATTCCAAACAATGTAAAATGCGGAAACGTGGTTGTATTGTCTCAAAATTATTAGCCAAAATGATGGGCACTTCGGGTTTGACTCATATCATTACCATGGATTTACACCAAAAAGAAATACAAGGTTTCTTTGATATACCTGTGGATAATCTAAGAGCTTCACCTTTCCTTTTACAGTATATACAAGAAAGTGTAGGTTTCTTAAGAAgtcaatgttaaaattttaattaaatttgaaattgtttaccATTTAGATACCCGATTATCGTAATTCTGTTATTGTTGCCcgtaatccaggctctacacaGAAGGCTACTTCTTATGCCGAACGTTTACGTTTGGGCATTGCTGTCATTCATGGTGAACAAAAAGAAGCTGAAAGTGATCAAGTTGATGGTCGTTATTCGCCACCACCTTCAAATAGGTAAGTTGATAATAGTTCCattattatattctttataattattattatggaTAGTGACAACAAatcattattatttctattgttttttcgtaaaatataaagaaatatatttaatttagtttgctCTTCATGTCTACAAttgatatatattatataaaaagaaaataatcacACATATTTGATCCTTTTTGTAATCTTATTAAACGTATATAAAAAgtgaatgtatgtgtgtgtgtgtaattgCACCATatgacatatttttatataacactATTATTGTATGTGTGTGGGTGTcagtaattattatttatttttttttaatttacaaaatttaagcaTAACTAGTCATTATTTGCTTTTTCTTAATCTAATTTATTCATTCACtcatattttcatttcattgtaacaatttaaataattttttcctcTTCCCCCTTACTTgggcacaaaaaaaaaaaaaaagttcactCCTTCCTTATTTctatgagtttttcttaatttacttGATATTTCTACCAAAAGTACATTTCAACTTTCAAAATTCTGTTCAAATTTTCTAAACtgggtatttatttttgttttttactaaaatagttttagttttcttttaacattttttcgaatgtttacttttttgtataagTTGTGAGTTCTTTTGCATGTGATTTGTTTTCAACTATGTGTTTatactaaactaaaaactaattatttttaatgcattttataaACTACTTGCTATAACATATGTGTTTTCTACAcaaatatcaatataaataaaatacagacTACGATTTATGAAGTTTCTAGCTATAacagtttcccagatatacaaagttttgttttttattcatatggtgGGTTCCCACTATCAAAAGTCCACCAATTTATTACCGAAATATTCATATGGATGTCAGAGTTTTTTGAGGATTCTATCTTTAGCAGTTTCTTaaatattctaatttttgtatttaattggaTTTTAACTCTAGCAGTTTCCCaaatattctaatttttgtatttaattcatataggagCTGCCAATCTTCCCTAATAATGGTCAATTccaattttttctaaatgttcacatggatgttaaagttcttccgaaaacattttgaagattctagctttaATAATGCTGGATAATAATGGATGTTAAAggtcttcgtgcaaaattttaagattctaactccaatagttttcaagataaacaaattttagtatGCAACTCCTATGGGGAGTGCAATGCCCCCTCTTGCTAGTCCGGCaatttttgttctaaatattCATGTCGATATTAAAGTGGCTACGAAAAAATGTGAGAATTCTAGCTGTAATACTTTATCAGACATACTTATTTAAGGTTTGTTTATTTGGGAGGTGCCGCACCCACTGTAGCTAGACTGCCCATTTTGCCAACATGTGTTCACATAATTGTCTAAGTTGTTTATACTGTAGGAAATATAATGGCTATGATCGCTTGTTAGAATTCCTTTAatgtatactttttatttattttctttttgttttatttttctcaaagaGGATCACAAGATACCCCTGGaccttttaaactaaacaaaaccaTTAATAGATCTCAACTTAGGAAAGGGTAATAATGATCAAGTAACAAGTcgcttttatataaagttttcacCTTCACAGTAGAGTGAAACTCTAGCCTCCTATTCACAGTTTTGTTATGAACATTTGTGAAAATCATTTTGGACTTTATTTCCATaagattagaaaattttattactatattagtttttgtaaaaaatattactatccCTCTTACTATAGGACGTTGTTGTTTGGATTATTTTTAGTTATAACAAACGAAAAGAATAGTgaagaagggggaccatacgtcACTTTTTTTGAGGAGTTCTCGAATTACAACcacaatacaaatttaaattttttttctagattCGTATACTTAGATATGATTGCTTTGGTTTTATCTgtttcaatctttcctaagtcatctTAGATACCCATGGGGTAAATTCGCCAAGGGGATTGGGCAGA
This genomic window contains:
- the LOC111681030 gene encoding phosphoribosyl pyrophosphate synthase-associated protein 2 isoform X4, translated to MNMLLQRNKLGSVRPPKRCRSEMDTTSASDIVIIHGNSHPDLANLVAERMGIKSGGCSVFHKTNRETMVEIGDSVRGKDIYIIQTGTKDANNNIMELLIMAYACKTSSARSIVGVIPYLPYSKQCKMRKRGCIVSKLLAKMMGTSGLTHIITMDLHQKEIQGFFDIPVDNLRASPFLLQYIQESIPDYRNSVIVARNPGSTQKATSYAERLRLGIAVIHGEQKEAESDQVDGRYSPPPSNSRTRTVSVSVGVPDHPPKVKPPINVVGDVSGRIAIMVDDLIDDVQSFVAAAEVLKENGACKIYVLATHGLLSSDAPRLIEESFIDEVVVTNTIPHEIQKLQCHKIKTIDISILIAEAIRRIHNKESMSYLFRNVTLED
- the LOC111681030 gene encoding phosphoribosyl pyrophosphate synthase-associated protein 2 isoform X1, encoding MNMLLQRNKLGSVRPPKRCRSEMDTTSASDIVIIHGNSHPDLANLVAERMGIKSGGCSVFHKTNRETMVEIGDSVRGKDIYIIQTGTKDANNNIMELLIMAYACKTSSARSIVGVIPYLPYSKQCKMRKRGCIVSKLLAKMMGTSGLTHIITMDLHQKEIQGFFDIPVDNLRASPFLLQYIQESIPDYRNSVIVARNPGSTQKATSYAERLRLGIAVIHGEQKEAESDQVDGRYSPPPSNSTYDIGNTVEMCLPATPSSRTRTVSVSVGVPDHPPKVKPPINVVGDVSGRIAIMVDDLIDDVQSFVAAAEVLKENGACKIYVLATHGLLSSDAPRLIEESFIDEVVVTNTIPHEIQKLQCHKIKTIDISILIAEAIRRIHNKESMSYLFRNVTLED
- the LOC111681030 gene encoding phosphoribosyl pyrophosphate synthase-associated protein 2 isoform X2, which gives rise to MNMLLQRNKLGSVRPPKRCRSEMDTTSASDIVIIHGNSHPDLANLVAERMGIKSGGCSVFHKTNRETMVEIGDSVRGKDIYIIQTGTKDANNNIMELLIMAYACKTSSARSIVGVIPYLPYSKQCKMRKRGCIVSKLLAKMMGTSGLTHIITMDLHQKEIQGFFDIPVDNLRASPFLLQYIQESIPDYRNSVIVARNPGSTQKATSYAERLRLGIAVIHGEQKEAESDQVDGRYSPPPSNSTYDIGNTVEMCLPATPSRTRTVSVSVGVPDHPPKVKPPINVVGDVSGRIAIMVDDLIDDVQSFVAAAEVLKENGACKIYVLATHGLLSSDAPRLIEESFIDEVVVTNTIPHEIQKLQCHKIKTIDISILIAEAIRRIHNKESMSYLFRNVTLED
- the LOC111681030 gene encoding phosphoribosyl pyrophosphate synthase-associated protein 2 isoform X3 gives rise to the protein MNMLLQRNKLGSVRPPKRCRSEMDTTSASDIVIIHGNSHPDLANLVAERMGIKSGGCSVFHKTNRETMVEIGDSVRGKDIYIIQTGTKDANNNIMELLIMAYACKTSSARSIVGVIPYLPYSKQCKMRKRGCIVSKLLAKMMGTSGLTHIITMDLHQKEIQGFFDIPVDNLRASPFLLQYIQESIPDYRNSVIVARNPGSTQKATSYAERLRLGIAVIHGEQKEAESDQVDGRYSPPPSNSSRTRTVSVSVGVPDHPPKVKPPINVVGDVSGRIAIMVDDLIDDVQSFVAAAEVLKENGACKIYVLATHGLLSSDAPRLIEESFIDEVVVTNTIPHEIQKLQCHKIKTIDISILIAEAIRRIHNKESMSYLFRNVTLED
- the LOC111681030 gene encoding phosphoribosyl pyrophosphate synthase-associated protein 2 isoform X5, which translates into the protein MDTTSASDIVIIHGNSHPDLANLVAERMGIKSGGCSVFHKTNRETMVEIGDSVRGKDIYIIQTGTKDANNNIMELLIMAYACKTSSARSIVGVIPYLPYSKQCKMRKRGCIVSKLLAKMMGTSGLTHIITMDLHQKEIQGFFDIPVDNLRASPFLLQYIQESIPDYRNSVIVARNPGSTQKATSYAERLRLGIAVIHGEQKEAESDQVDGRYSPPPSNSTYDIGNTVEMCLPATPSSRTRTVSVSVGVPDHPPKVKPPINVVGDVSGRIAIMVDDLIDDVQSFVAAAEVLKENGACKIYVLATHGLLSSDAPRLIEESFIDEVVVTNTIPHEIQKLQCHKIKTIDISILIAEAIRRIHNKESMSYLFRNVTLED